One Campylobacter sputorum subsp. sputorum DNA segment encodes these proteins:
- a CDS encoding LL-diaminopimelate aminotransferase produces the protein MFDEIRFNRIERLPNYVFAEVNEIKMAARRNGEDIIDFSMGNPSGRTPDHIVQKLCESALKDKTHGYSVSQGIYKLRLACSNWYKRSYDVDLDPQTEIVATMGSKEGFVHLVTAIINPGDVAVVPDPAYPIHTQAFIIAGGNVAKMPLIYTDDLKLDEDKFFQDLQKTFDESIPKPKYVVVNFPHNPTTVTVEKSFYERLVAMAKKERFYIISDIAYAELAFDGYKAPSIFEVDGAKDVAVEAYTLSKTYNMAGWRVGFICGNKKLIAALKKIKSWLDYGMFTPIQVAATVALDGPQECVEEIREQYIKRRDVLLEAFDNAGWSMQKPRASMFVWAKIPQNLNLKSMEFSKELITKAGVAVSPGIGFGVAGDDYVRIALIENENRIRQAARNVKKYFKELL, from the coding sequence ATGTTTGATGAAATTCGTTTTAATAGAATAGAAAGACTTCCAAACTATGTTTTTGCTGAAGTTAATGAAATCAAGATGGCTGCTCGTAGAAATGGCGAGGATATTATAGATTTTTCCATGGGAAATCCTTCTGGTAGAACACCTGATCACATTGTTCAAAAACTTTGCGAAAGTGCATTGAAAGATAAAACTCATGGATATTCTGTTAGTCAGGGAATTTATAAGCTTAGATTAGCTTGTTCAAACTGGTATAAAAGAAGTTATGATGTTGATTTAGACCCACAAACAGAGATAGTCGCTACCATGGGAAGCAAAGAGGGCTTCGTGCATCTAGTTACTGCGATAATTAATCCAGGCGATGTTGCCGTTGTACCAGATCCTGCTTATCCTATACACACTCAAGCATTTATAATTGCTGGTGGTAATGTTGCTAAAATGCCTCTTATTTATACTGATGATTTAAAACTTGATGAAGATAAATTTTTTCAAGATTTGCAAAAAACTTTTGATGAAAGCATACCAAAACCAAAATATGTTGTTGTAAATTTTCCTCACAATCCAACTACTGTCACTGTTGAAAAAAGTTTCTATGAAAGACTTGTGGCTATGGCTAAAAAAGAGAGATTTTATATCATTAGTGATATTGCATATGCTGAGCTTGCATTTGATGGATATAAAGCCCCTTCTATTTTTGAGGTCGATGGCGCTAAAGATGTGGCAGTTGAGGCTTATACTCTTTCAAAAACTTATAATATGGCAGGTTGGAGAGTCGGATTTATTTGTGGAAATAAAAAATTAATTGCCGCTCTTAAAAAAATAAAATCATGGCTAGATTATGGTATGTTTACGCCTATTCAGGTTGCTGCAACTGTGGCTCTTGATGGACCGCAAGAGTGCGTGGAAGAGATAAGAGAACAATATATAAAAAGAAGAGATGTTTTGCTTGAAGCGTTTGATAATGCTGGTTGGAGTATGCAAAAACCTAGAGCATCTATGTTTGTATGGGCAAAAATCCCACAAAATCTTAATTTAAAAAGTATGGAATTTTCAAAAGAGCTTATTACAAAAGCAGGGGTTGCAGTAAGCCCAGGGATTGGTTTTGGTGTAGCTGGTGATGATTATGTTAGAATTGCACTTATAGAAAATGAAAATAGAATTCGTCAAGCTGCAAGAAATGTAAAAAAATATTTTAAAGAACTTCTATGA
- the rlmB gene encoding 23S rRNA (guanosine(2251)-2'-O)-methyltransferase RlmB yields the protein MIIYGKQLFLHILSNKKDIIKCVYLAKECDKGIFNQIIKANLEVKRADFKKAQALARGGNHQGFLAEVEDFVFCDISEVKKFDKIVILYGLSDVGNIGAIIRTAYALGMQAVVIVSKSVAMEGIIRTSSGAAYEIPICVCKDGLSLINELKQSGFSVYSTASGGEDVKNIKFETKTALIMGSEGEGIPKKVISKSDKCLGICMKNSFDSLNVSAAFAIICYRIMNE from the coding sequence ATGATTATTTATGGAAAACAGCTTTTTTTACATATTTTAAGCAATAAAAAAGATATAATAAAATGTGTTTATTTGGCAAAAGAGTGCGATAAAGGTATCTTTAATCAAATAATTAAAGCAAATTTAGAAGTAAAAAGAGCGGATTTTAAAAAAGCTCAAGCATTAGCTAGAGGCGGGAATCATCAAGGTTTTTTGGCTGAAGTTGAGGATTTTGTTTTTTGTGATATATCAGAAGTTAAAAAATTTGACAAGATAGTGATTTTATACGGACTTAGCGATGTTGGAAATATAGGTGCCATCATAAGAACTGCTTATGCTCTTGGTATGCAAGCTGTTGTGATAGTATCAAAAAGTGTAGCCATGGAAGGTATTATTAGAACAAGTAGCGGTGCAGCTTATGAAATACCTATTTGTGTTTGTAAAGATGGGCTTAGTTTGATAAATGAGCTAAAACAGAGCGGATTTAGTGTTTATTCTACCGCAAGTGGCGGAGAAGATGTTAAAAATATTAAATTTGAAACAAAAACAGCATTGATTATGGGGAGTGAAGGTGAGGGAATCCCAAAAAAAGTTATATCAAAATCTGATAAATGCCTTGGGATTTGTATGAAAAATAGTTTTGATTCTCTAAATGTAAGTGCAGCTTTTGCAATAATATGCTATAGGATTATGAATGAATAA
- the trxB gene encoding thioredoxin-disulfide reductase — protein sequence MLDLAIIGGGPAGLSAGLYATRGGLKNVIMFDKGMPGGQITSSSELENYPGVAQVQNGMDFMTPWIEQSQRFGLKHEMALVERVIKNDDKTFSVILEGNKEVKAKTVIVCTGAVPKKVGCKGEDEFFGRGVSTCATCDGFFYKNKEVVVVGGGDTALEEALYLANICSKVYLVHRRDAFRAAPVTVEKVKKNQKIELVLNGVVDEIKGDKSGVTDVIVKFNDGKTRDIKVPGIFTFVGLNVNNDVLKQTDGSYLCDISKNNEVIVDLKMKTSIEGLFAAGDIRIDAPRQVVCAASDGAIAGLGAISYIEMLH from the coding sequence ATGCTTGATTTGGCAATTATTGGTGGAGGACCAGCTGGGCTTAGTGCAGGACTCTATGCAACTCGCGGTGGGCTAAAAAATGTTATTATGTTTGACAAAGGAATGCCCGGAGGTCAGATAACATCTAGTTCTGAGCTAGAGAATTATCCAGGAGTCGCACAAGTTCAAAACGGAATGGATTTTATGACACCTTGGATAGAGCAGTCTCAACGTTTTGGGCTAAAGCACGAAATGGCTTTAGTTGAAAGAGTAATCAAAAACGATGACAAAACATTTAGCGTTATTTTAGAGGGCAATAAAGAAGTAAAAGCTAAAACTGTGATTGTTTGTACTGGTGCTGTTCCTAAAAAAGTTGGTTGTAAGGGCGAAGATGAGTTTTTTGGCAGAGGCGTAAGCACATGTGCAACTTGCGATGGTTTTTTTTATAAAAATAAAGAAGTAGTTGTAGTTGGTGGCGGAGATACGGCATTAGAAGAAGCACTTTACTTAGCAAATATATGTTCAAAAGTTTATCTAGTTCATAGAAGAGATGCTTTTAGAGCCGCGCCAGTTACTGTGGAAAAAGTAAAGAAAAATCAAAAAATAGAGTTAGTTTTAAATGGCGTTGTTGATGAGATAAAAGGCGATAAAAGCGGCGTTACAGATGTCATTGTTAAATTTAATGATGGAAAAACTAGAGATATAAAAGTTCCTGGTATTTTTACCTTTGTTGGACTTAATGTAAATAATGATGTTTTAAAGCAAACTGATGGATCTTATCTATGTGATATAAGTAAAAATAACGAAGTTATAGTGGATTTGAAAATGAAAACATCCATCGAGGGTCTGTTTGCTGCTGGCGATATCAGAATAGATGCTCCTCGTCAAGTTGTGTGTGCTGCAAGTGACGGTGCTATAGCTGGACTTGGTGCGATTTCATACATAGAAATGCTTCATTAA
- the tpx gene encoding thiol peroxidase, protein MSTVTFQGSTVNLQGENISIGDMAPVVEVVGQDLKPIKVGGSSDKVQILIAVPSLDTGVCATETRKFNQNAANQEGVKLTVISMDLPFAMGRFCSTEGIENLTVGSDFRNKDFANAYGILMKDGPLAGLCARAIFVVGKDGKIIHKELVSEVTTEPDYEAIKKSLNGSGSCGCSCSCNN, encoded by the coding sequence ATGTCTACAGTTACATTTCAAGGCTCAACAGTTAATTTGCAAGGTGAAAATATTAGCATTGGCGATATGGCTCCAGTTGTTGAAGTAGTTGGTCAAGATTTAAAGCCAATAAAAGTTGGCGGATCAAGCGATAAAGTGCAAATTTTGATAGCAGTTCCTTCTTTAGATACTGGTGTTTGTGCTACTGAAACAAGAAAATTTAATCAAAACGCAGCAAATCAAGAAGGTGTAAAATTAACAGTTATATCAATGGATCTTCCTTTTGCTATGGGTAGATTTTGCTCAACTGAAGGCATAGAAAATCTAACAGTTGGAAGTGATTTTAGAAATAAAGATTTTGCAAATGCATATGGTATTTTGATGAAAGATGGTCCGTTAGCTGGACTTTGTGCTAGAGCAATATTTGTAGTTGGGAAAGATGGCAAAATAATTCACAAAGAGTTAGTTTCAGAAGTTACAACAGAGCCTGATTATGAAGCTATCAAAAAATCTTTAAATGGAAGCGGAAGCTGCGGTTGTAGTTGTAGTTGCAACAACTAA
- the fabD gene encoding ACP S-malonyltransferase — protein MDKIGFIFPGQGSQKPGMGFDIYEEFSVARELLDTSSDLCKIDFKKLLFSENENLNISEFTQPAIVLNSFMILLALQERLNLKQSLGLGHSLGEFAALGANGAIELREVIRLVNLRGKFMQEACSGKDASMMVVLDLDDEKVEQICDNARKDGAQIWAANYNCNGQIVIAGLKKDLANAETVFKEAGAKRAMLLNMSVASHCPILNLACDKLVNEIEPIIKNSFLKVISNVSSKSYNTKNEALVLLKEQLVKPVLYKQSIQNIENEVDFFVEIGSSVLKGMNKKITQKPTYAIFDIKSLDEFCKIMEEK, from the coding sequence ATGGATAAAATAGGATTTATTTTCCCAGGACAAGGCTCTCAAAAACCGGGAATGGGCTTTGATATATATGAAGAATTTAGTGTAGCAAGAGAACTTTTAGACACTAGCAGTGATTTATGTAAGATAGATTTTAAAAAATTGCTTTTTAGTGAAAATGAAAATTTAAATATAAGCGAATTTACACAACCTGCTATTGTGCTCAATTCATTTATGATATTACTTGCTTTGCAAGAGCGACTAAATTTAAAACAAAGCCTTGGTTTGGGACATTCTTTAGGAGAATTTGCTGCTCTTGGTGCAAATGGCGCAATAGAGTTAAGAGAAGTTATAAGATTGGTAAATTTGCGTGGTAAATTTATGCAAGAAGCTTGTTCTGGTAAAGATGCCTCAATGATGGTTGTTTTGGATTTAGATGATGAAAAGGTAGAGCAAATTTGCGATAATGCTAGGAAAGATGGAGCACAAATTTGGGCAGCTAACTACAACTGCAATGGACAAATAGTAATAGCTGGATTAAAAAAAGACCTTGCAAATGCTGAAACTGTTTTCAAAGAAGCTGGAGCAAAAAGAGCAATGCTTTTAAATATGAGTGTTGCCAGCCATTGTCCAATTTTAAATTTAGCTTGTGATAAATTAGTAAATGAGATAGAGCCAATCATAAAAAATAGTTTTTTAAAAGTTATTTCAAATGTTAGCTCTAAGTCTTATAATACAAAAAATGAAGCCCTTGTTTTGCTAAAAGAGCAATTAGTAAAACCAGTTTTATACAAACAAAGTATACAAAATATAGAAAACGAAGTAGATTTTTTTGTAGAAATTGGATCTAGTGTTTTAAAAGGAATGAATAAAAAAATCACACAAAAGCCAACTTATGCTATTTTTGATATAAAATCGCTTGATGAATTTTGTAAAATAATGGAGGAGAAATAA
- a CDS encoding tRNA 2-thiocytidine biosynthesis TtcA family protein produces MIEISKNLLRQVGRTNAKYSMFEDGDKILLGLSGGKDSLALAHIMKHFCSVSPVKWEFKAVTLSYGMGEDFSYLINHCKEHGIEHEIIDSSIFEISKDKIRKNSSFCSFFSRMRRGHLYTYALNGGYNKLAIAHHLDDAAESFFMNFTYNGALRTLAPKYTAKNGLVLIRPLIEVRERQLRDNAIRNSLQVIGDEACPAMRFDVKMPHARYETKQLLSNLEKENPKFFTSLKTAFTNIHKETFFE; encoded by the coding sequence ATGATTGAAATTTCAAAAAATCTTTTGAGACAAGTTGGTAGAACAAATGCAAAATACAGTATGTTTGAAGACGGAGATAAGATTTTACTTGGATTAAGTGGTGGCAAAGATAGTTTGGCATTAGCTCATATAATGAAGCATTTTTGTAGCGTTAGTCCAGTAAAATGGGAATTTAAGGCTGTAACGCTAAGCTATGGAATGGGTGAAGATTTTTCATATCTTATAAATCATTGTAAAGAGCATGGGATTGAACATGAGATTATAGATAGTTCTATATTTGAAATTTCAAAAGATAAAATACGCAAAAATTCAAGCTTTTGTAGTTTTTTTTCAAGAATGAGAAGAGGGCATCTTTATACTTATGCATTAAATGGCGGATACAATAAACTTGCAATTGCTCATCATTTAGATGATGCAGCAGAGAGTTTTTTTATGAATTTTACATACAATGGTGCTTTAAGAACTCTTGCTCCAAAATACACAGCTAAAAATGGTTTAGTGCTCATAAGACCACTTATAGAAGTAAGAGAGAGACAGCTTAGAGATAATGCTATTAGAAATTCACTTCAAGTTATAGGAGATGAGGCTTGTCCTGCTATGAGATTTGATGTAAAAATGCCGCACGCAAGATATGAAACAAAACAACTTCTTTCAAATTTAGAAAAAGAAAATCCAAAATTTTTTACTAGTTTAAAGACAGCTTTTACAAATATACATAAAGAAACTTTTTTTGAATAA
- a CDS encoding 5'-methylthioadenosine/adenosylhomocysteine nucleosidase, giving the protein MKIAILGAMEEEIFPLLQTLKYDVISHGNNKFYIANYKNHELIIAYSKIGKVNSSLSATIMIEKFGAEILLFTGVAGALNEDLKIGDILYATSLVQHDLDITAFGHPYGYVPGIDVFSKSDVRLNALANDVARKLGINLMSGIIASGDQFVCSKERKEWIKETFKADAVEMEGASVALVCVSLGVPFFILRAISDEASGGAEFDFDKFLVESAKNSADFILKMVDMI; this is encoded by the coding sequence GTGAAAATAGCTATTCTTGGAGCAATGGAGGAGGAAATTTTTCCATTATTGCAAACGCTTAAATATGATGTAATTTCTCATGGTAATAATAAATTTTATATAGCAAACTATAAAAATCACGAATTAATTATTGCTTATTCTAAAATAGGCAAAGTAAATTCATCTCTAAGTGCAACCATAATGATAGAAAAATTTGGGGCTGAAATTTTGCTTTTTACAGGTGTTGCAGGAGCTTTAAATGAAGATTTGAAAATAGGCGATATACTTTATGCTACATCACTTGTTCAGCATGATTTGGATATAACGGCTTTTGGTCATCCATATGGATATGTTCCAGGAATTGATGTTTTTTCTAAAAGCGATGTTAGACTAAATGCACTAGCAAACGATGTTGCTAGGAAACTTGGGATAAATTTAATGAGTGGAATTATAGCAAGTGGGGATCAGTTTGTATGCAGTAAAGAAAGAAAAGAGTGGATAAAAGAAACATTTAAAGCTGATGCAGTAGAGATGGAGGGTGCATCAGTTGCTCTTGTTTGTGTATCGCTTGGGGTACCATTTTTTATACTTCGTGCTATAAGTGATGAGGCTAGCGGTGGAGCTGAATTTGATTTTGATAAATTTTTAGTTGAGAGTGCGAAAAATAGTGCAGATTTTATTTTAAAAATGGTTGACATGATATGA
- a CDS encoding YraN family protein has translation MGLKEYIFGFDSEDNAVSFLKKESFDIVCRNYKTKVGEIDIIAKKDDIYHFIEVKATAGNYEALYRITKSKYNKILKAINLYIQKHNIANDFQVDVIIIQKNQIDFIQNVSV, from the coding sequence TTGGGACTAAAAGAGTATATTTTTGGTTTTGATAGTGAAGATAATGCTGTTAGTTTTTTAAAAAAAGAGTCTTTTGATATAGTTTGTAGAAATTATAAAACAAAAGTTGGTGAGATAGATATAATCGCTAAAAAAGATGATATCTATCATTTTATTGAAGTAAAAGCTACAGCTGGCAACTATGAGGCTTTATATCGCATTACTAAAAGTAAATATAATAAAATTTTAAAGGCTATAAATTTATATATACAAAAACATAATATTGCTAATGATTTTCAAGTTGATGTGATAATAATACAGAAAAATCAAATAGATTTTATACAAAATGTTAGTGTTTGA
- a CDS encoding FKBP-type peptidyl-prolyl cis-trans isomerase produces the protein MQNKVISMFYELKDANTKDILESNFNHQEISFLTGRGHIIEALEKEVCKMGIGEEKLINIKAVDAAGEYDDKALQEIDKEQFAGIDLHEGMELFGEGEDGTTARVIVKNIGEKTVIVDFNHPYAGKDLEFNVKITDIRDATEDEILTGNVANAHVCSCGGHSHEKDHKCCGGGHHHEHECCGGHHHEKDHECCGGHKHDK, from the coding sequence ATGCAAAACAAAGTAATATCAATGTTTTATGAGTTAAAAGATGCAAATACAAAAGATATTTTAGAATCCAATTTTAATCATCAAGAGATATCGTTTCTTACAGGCAGAGGTCATATTATCGAGGCTTTAGAAAAAGAAGTTTGTAAAATGGGCATAGGCGAAGAAAAACTTATAAACATAAAAGCAGTTGACGCAGCTGGAGAATATGATGATAAGGCACTTCAAGAGATAGATAAAGAGCAATTTGCCGGTATAGATTTACATGAAGGCATGGAGCTTTTTGGAGAAGGAGAGGACGGCACAACTGCTAGAGTTATTGTAAAAAATATAGGCGAAAAAACAGTGATAGTTGATTTTAATCATCCATACGCTGGCAAGGATTTGGAATTTAATGTAAAAATTACTGATATTAGAGATGCTACGGAGGATGAAATTTTAACAGGTAATGTTGCTAATGCTCATGTTTGTTCTTGTGGCGGACATAGCCATGAAAAAGATCACAAATGTTGTGGCGGCGGACATCATCACGAACACGAATGCTGCGGTGGTCACCATCATGAAAAAGACCATGAATGCTGCGGCGGACATAAACACGATAAATAA
- a CDS encoding lipoprotein gives MRKIFLFLMFIFFLTACSDEPKEIMDRNFTDPPSDVPIGINENKPNIDLQNPPEPVAEQ, from the coding sequence ATGAGAAAAATATTTTTATTTCTTATGTTTATATTTTTTTTAACCGCTTGTAGTGATGAGCCAAAGGAAATTATGGATAGAAATTTTACGGATCCGCCAAGTGATGTTCCAATTGGCATTAATGAAAATAAGCCAAATATAGATTTGCAAAATCCACCAGAGCCAGTAGCAGAGCAGTAA
- the rpmE gene encoding 50S ribosomal protein L31, translating into MKKEIHPEYVECKVTCACGNSFTTMSNKSEMRVDICSACHPFFTGSEKIVDSAGRVDKFKKKYNMK; encoded by the coding sequence ATGAAAAAAGAAATACACCCTGAATATGTTGAATGCAAAGTTACTTGTGCTTGTGGAAACAGCTTTACTACTATGTCAAATAAAAGCGAGATGAGAGTAGATATTTGCTCGGCTTGTCACCCATTCTTTACAGGCAGCGAGAAGATAGTTGATTCTGCTGGTAGAGTTGATAAGTTTAAGAAAAAATATAACATGAAATAA
- the trxA gene encoding thioredoxin encodes MGKYIELDASNFDEVKSGVALVDFWAPWCGPCRMLAPVIEELAADFEGKAKVCKVNTDEAQDLAAQYGIRSIPTILFFKDGELKDQVIGAQSKQALSDKLNALL; translated from the coding sequence ATGGGAAAATACATAGAATTAGATGCTTCAAATTTTGATGAAGTAAAAAGTGGTGTTGCTTTAGTTGATTTTTGGGCTCCGTGGTGCGGACCTTGCAGGATGCTTGCTCCAGTTATAGAAGAGTTGGCTGCTGATTTTGAAGGAAAAGCTAAAGTTTGTAAAGTAAATACTGATGAAGCTCAAGATTTGGCTGCTCAATATGGCATAAGATCAATCCCTACAATACTATTTTTCAAAGATGGTGAATTAAAAGATCAAGTTATAGGAGCACAATCAAAACAAGCTTTAAGCGATAAGCTAAACGCACTATTGTAA
- a CDS encoding homoserine dehydrogenase, translated as MNVAILGVGTVGCEVANTLIKNKQVISARAGVEITPVIGVVKNLDKNRNVNIPLSDDLNAVIARDDIDVFVELMGGIDEPYNIISKILKNKKPVVTANKAMLAYHRYKLQNLAGDTHFGYEASVAGGIPIIKVLREGLSANHIQKIVGIMNGTSNYILTNMMQKGFHFDEILKKAQELGYAEADPTFDIGGFDAAHKLLILASIAYGVHGDPEDILIEGIENITLDDIYFANEFEFVIKLICVAKRNGNNVELRVHPALIDKNNMIAKVDGVMNGVSVFGDVVGETMYYGPGAGGKATASAVISDLIDIATNSSRPMLGYKKSLEGVNLKLIDSNDIRTKYYFRLKVEDNIGVLAKITNIMSQNNLSIDTFLQKPKKEDEDVATLFFITHTSLERDVKKVFSILEKESYIKAKPFMIRIES; from the coding sequence ATGAATGTAGCAATACTTGGTGTTGGAACAGTTGGCTGTGAGGTTGCCAATACTCTTATAAAAAATAAGCAAGTTATATCTGCTAGAGCAGGAGTTGAAATCACCCCTGTTATCGGTGTAGTTAAAAATTTAGATAAAAATAGAAATGTAAATATACCTTTAAGTGATGACTTAAATGCCGTTATAGCTAGAGATGATATAGATGTTTTTGTGGAATTAATGGGCGGCATAGATGAGCCTTATAATATAATTAGTAAAATTTTAAAAAACAAAAAGCCGGTTGTTACGGCAAATAAAGCAATGCTTGCTTATCACAGATATAAGCTTCAAAATTTAGCAGGAGATACTCATTTTGGTTATGAGGCTAGTGTTGCTGGTGGGATACCTATTATAAAAGTTTTAAGAGAAGGACTTAGTGCTAATCATATACAAAAAATTGTAGGCATAATGAATGGAACTAGTAATTATATACTTACAAATATGATGCAAAAAGGTTTTCATTTTGATGAAATACTTAAAAAAGCACAAGAATTAGGATACGCAGAAGCGGATCCAACTTTCGATATAGGTGGATTTGACGCAGCTCATAAGCTTTTGATACTAGCAAGCATTGCTTATGGAGTTCATGGCGATCCAGAAGATATTTTGATAGAAGGTATAGAAAATATAACTCTTGATGATATTTATTTTGCAAATGAGTTTGAGTTTGTGATAAAATTAATCTGCGTTGCAAAAAGAAATGGCAATAATGTTGAGCTTAGAGTTCATCCAGCTTTAATTGATAAAAACAATATGATTGCCAAAGTTGATGGCGTTATGAATGGTGTTAGTGTTTTTGGAGATGTTGTTGGAGAGACTATGTATTATGGTCCAGGAGCCGGTGGAAAGGCAACTGCAAGTGCAGTTATAAGTGATCTTATAGATATAGCTACAAATAGTTCAAGACCTATGCTAGGGTATAAAAAATCTCTAGAGGGTGTAAATTTAAAACTCATAGATAGTAATGATATAAGAACGAAATATTATTTTAGATTAAAAGTTGAGGATAATATAGGCGTTTTAGCAAAAATAACAAATATTATGAGCCAAAACAATCTCTCAATAGACACATTTTTACAAAAGCCAAAAAAAGAAGATGAAGATGTTGCAACGCTATTTTTTATAACTCATACTAGTTTGGAAAGAGATGTTAAAAAAGTTTTTTCAATTTTAGAAAAAGAAAGCTATATCAAAGCTAAACCATTTATGATTAGGATAGAAAGTTAG
- the rsmI gene encoding 16S rRNA (cytidine(1402)-2'-O)-methyltransferase, whose translation MLYFVPTPIGNLDDISSHALDILKRCEILICEDTRVSKSLINLLNQKYQISISPDRFYSLHTHNSDEFFRNVNIDIFDKICVYVSDAGMPCISDPGIELVKFAQKNSIPYEVISGSNAALLAVAASGMVEKEWIFIGFLPNTSRNRIVALQNTLNLPYPSVIYESPQRIFSLIEDISKIDPNREIFAIKEATKKFETKFKGIAINLLNDLKNANLKGEWCIVVNGSDGITHSNITQDDILSLNIAPKIKAKLLSKITGENAKKIYEKIIK comes from the coding sequence ATGCTCTATTTTGTTCCTACTCCAATAGGCAATTTAGATGACATTTCATCTCACGCTTTGGATATTTTGAAAAGGTGTGAGATTTTAATCTGCGAAGATACTCGTGTTAGCAAATCTTTAATCAATTTACTAAATCAAAAATATCAAATTTCCATCTCTCCTGATAGATTTTATTCACTTCATACGCATAATAGTGATGAGTTTTTTAGAAATGTAAATATTGATATATTTGACAAAATTTGTGTCTATGTGAGCGATGCTGGAATGCCATGCATTAGTGATCCTGGAATTGAACTTGTTAAATTTGCTCAAAAAAATTCTATACCTTATGAAGTGATAAGTGGCTCAAATGCTGCTCTTTTAGCTGTTGCAGCGAGCGGTATGGTTGAAAAAGAATGGATATTTATAGGTTTTTTACCAAATACATCAAGAAATAGAATTGTCGCTTTACAAAATACACTAAATTTACCTTATCCAAGCGTTATATATGAATCCCCGCAAAGAATTTTTTCACTTATTGAAGATATATCAAAAATAGACCCAAATAGAGAAATTTTTGCTATCAAAGAAGCCACAAAAAAATTTGAAACCAAATTTAAAGGTATTGCTATAAATTTACTAAATGATTTAAAAAATGCAAATTTAAAAGGCGAATGGTGCATTGTTGTAAATGGTAGTGATGGCATTACTCATTCAAACATAACTCAAGATGATATTTTAAGTCTTAATATAGCTCCAAAAATCAAAGCAAAACTTCTTTCTAAAATAACTGGCGAAAACGCAAAAAAAATATATGAAAAAATAATAAAATAA
- a CDS encoding 16S rRNA (uracil(1498)-N(3))-methyltransferase — protein MQFLYSNDACNDSIIIKDDQFLHLKARRVKIGDEINIRNLKDELNYVYEISQISKKNMLLNLKSSQKVSNLVSNLSIAWSIVDIKIVEKTLPYLNEMGLKKLILVYAEFSQKNFKFDINRCERILISSCEQCGRNLPLEIEIYPSIEKMLEKYKNITRIDFNGESLNLQKDINEILFIGPEGGFSKNDIEKIPKSHSLNSNFILRSQTAIIGIVGKLLL, from the coding sequence ATGCAGTTTTTATACTCAAATGATGCTTGTAATGATAGTATAATCATAAAAGACGATCAATTTTTACATCTAAAAGCAAGAAGAGTAAAGATTGGCGATGAAATAAACATTAGAAATTTAAAAGATGAGTTAAATTATGTTTATGAAATTTCTCAAATTTCCAAAAAAAATATGCTTTTAAATTTAAAAAGCTCTCAAAAAGTTTCAAATTTAGTATCAAATCTAAGCATAGCTTGGAGTATAGTTGATATAAAAATAGTAGAAAAAACTTTGCCGTATTTAAATGAAATGGGGTTAAAAAAGCTTATTTTGGTTTATGCTGAATTTTCTCAAAAAAATTTCAAATTTGACATAAACAGATGTGAAAGAATTTTGATATCATCTTGTGAGCAATGTGGCAGAAATTTACCCCTAGAAATAGAAATTTATCCTAGTATTGAAAAAATGCTTGAAAAATATAAAAATATCACAAGGATTGATTTTAATGGGGAAAGTTTAAATTTACAAAAAGATATAAACGAGATACTATTTATCGGTCCAGAAGGTGGTTTTTCAAAAAATGATATAGAAAAAATTCCAAAAAGTCATTCGCTAAATTCAAATTTCATTTTGCGTTCACAAACTGCTATTATAGGCATTGTAGGAAAGCTGCTTTTATAA